In Streptomyces sp. NBC_00878, a single window of DNA contains:
- a CDS encoding thioesterase II family protein has product MTNTHRRGAARGWIRQYHNPRGDAPTLVCFPHAGGSATSFFSLSAALSEGAEVLIVQYPGRQDRLDEAALKDLGELADGAAAALAPWTDRPLTLFGHSMGSVVAYEVARRLERGPGPGPAGLIVSGNTAPSVQRDQGVHLMDDEELMTWMSALAGTPPAVLADKEILATVVPALRGDFTALETYRDPGGSSVECPISGYVGDRDPHVPHDDFLKWAEHTTAEFTVQVFEGDHFYLESQAQEVARSVLRDLSAFASRRPARHPLA; this is encoded by the coding sequence GTGACGAACACGCACCGCCGAGGCGCCGCCCGCGGCTGGATACGGCAGTACCACAACCCGAGGGGCGATGCCCCCACCCTCGTCTGCTTCCCGCACGCCGGGGGTTCCGCAACGTCGTTCTTCTCCCTGTCGGCCGCCCTTTCCGAAGGAGCCGAGGTGCTGATCGTGCAGTACCCCGGAAGGCAGGATCGCCTGGACGAGGCCGCTCTGAAGGATCTGGGCGAGTTGGCGGACGGGGCCGCCGCGGCTCTGGCGCCCTGGACGGACCGGCCATTGACGCTGTTCGGGCACAGCATGGGGTCCGTCGTGGCCTACGAGGTCGCACGACGACTGGAGCGGGGACCGGGCCCCGGTCCGGCCGGGCTCATCGTCTCGGGCAACACGGCACCGTCGGTCCAGCGAGACCAAGGTGTCCACCTGATGGACGACGAGGAGCTCATGACCTGGATGTCAGCGCTCGCAGGCACACCGCCGGCCGTGCTGGCGGACAAAGAGATCCTGGCCACCGTTGTCCCCGCCCTGCGTGGCGACTTCACAGCACTGGAGACATATCGCGACCCGGGGGGCAGCTCGGTCGAGTGCCCCATCAGCGGCTATGTGGGGGACCGCGATCCGCACGTGCCGCACGACGACTTCCTCAAGTGGGCGGAGCACACGACGGCGGAGTTCACGGTCCAGGTCTTCGAGGGTGACCACTTCTATCTCGAAAGCCAGGCGCAGGAAGTGGCCCGGAGCGTTCTGCGGGACCTGTCCGCCTTCGCCTCCCGGCGCCCGGCGCGACACCCCCTCGCCTGA
- the rfbA gene encoding glucose-1-phosphate thymidylyltransferase RfbA: MKGIILAGGNGTRLQPLTFAGSKQLAPVYDKPMIYYPLSVLMLAGVRDILIVTRPNDLPAFQTLLSDGRQLGLNIDYATQDEPRGIADAFLVGADHIRGEQCALILGDNLFHGANLPTLLRRSALKMGGCVLFGQEVADPERYGVAEIDPRGELVSIEEKPRHPRSNLAIPGIYFFDAQVSDIARDLEPSARGELEITDVLRVYLKMGTAELVWLGRGVTWLDTGTHESLLEAGAFVRDTQRRQGIRLGCIEEIAMHMGYIEPDDCRALGAGMGNSPYGEYVMERARLCSAGVLPPLPSEGL, from the coding sequence ATGAAAGGCATCATTCTCGCGGGCGGCAACGGCACCCGCCTGCAACCCCTCACCTTCGCGGGTTCCAAACAACTGGCTCCGGTCTACGACAAGCCAATGATCTACTATCCGCTCTCCGTGCTCATGCTGGCGGGCGTCCGGGACATCCTCATCGTCACGCGTCCGAACGACCTCCCCGCCTTCCAAACCCTTTTGAGCGACGGTCGGCAACTGGGGCTGAACATCGACTACGCCACGCAGGACGAGCCGCGCGGTATCGCCGACGCCTTCCTCGTGGGGGCGGACCATATCCGCGGCGAGCAGTGCGCGCTGATCCTCGGCGACAATCTCTTCCACGGCGCCAACCTGCCCACTTTGCTGCGGCGCAGCGCGCTCAAGATGGGTGGCTGTGTGCTGTTCGGCCAAGAGGTGGCCGACCCGGAGCGGTACGGCGTCGCCGAGATCGATCCGCGGGGCGAACTCGTCTCCATCGAGGAGAAGCCTCGGCACCCGCGCTCGAACCTCGCCATCCCGGGGATCTACTTCTTCGACGCCCAGGTCTCGGACATCGCCAGAGACCTGGAGCCGTCCGCCCGGGGCGAACTGGAAATCACCGACGTGCTGCGCGTCTATCTGAAGATGGGCACCGCCGAGCTGGTGTGGCTGGGCAGGGGTGTCACCTGGCTGGACACCGGCACCCATGAGTCCCTGCTCGAAGCAGGGGCATTCGTGAGGGACACGCAGCGCCGACAGGGCATCCGGCTGGGCTGCATCGAGGAGATCGCCATGCACATGGGATACATCGAACCGGACGACTGCCGAGCGCTGGGTGCGGGCATGGGCAACTCGCCCTACGGCGAGTACGTCATGGAGCGGGCCCGCCTCTGCAGCGCGGGCGTGCTGCCCCCGCTTCCTTCGGAGGGCCTGTGA
- a CDS encoding DUF1707 domain-containing protein, whose amino-acid sequence MALRPKDPNALIGEDERDRATQLLQDVYAKGELTHQELDRCLEQVLNAKTRGQLDVAVAGLQTQSSDDRATITAVKGLIYRRGRWQVPANLTVASALATVYLDLSRAVIEHPVVDLEVLAGLGRVRIIVPRDSVVDLEDMNTGMKGISYKPRRSSGSGGLRIRIHGTVGMRKLTVRHALLR is encoded by the coding sequence ATGGCCCTCCGGCCGAAGGACCCCAATGCACTCATCGGCGAGGATGAACGAGACCGGGCCACACAGCTGTTGCAGGATGTGTACGCAAAAGGAGAGCTCACGCACCAGGAGTTGGACCGGTGCCTCGAACAGGTGCTGAACGCCAAGACGCGAGGCCAGCTCGATGTGGCTGTGGCCGGGCTCCAGACACAGAGCTCGGACGACCGGGCAACGATCACCGCGGTGAAGGGTTTGATCTACCGGCGCGGTCGATGGCAGGTGCCCGCGAACCTCACGGTCGCATCGGCACTCGCGACGGTGTACCTGGACTTGTCCCGGGCGGTCATCGAGCATCCGGTCGTCGATCTCGAGGTCCTGGCCGGCCTCGGACGCGTCAGGATCATTGTGCCGCGCGACTCGGTCGTCGACCTGGAGGACATGAACACCGGGATGAAGGGCATCTCGTACAAGCCCCGGCGGTCCTCCGGTTCCGGCGGGTTGCGGATCAGGATCCACGGGACCGTCGGTATGCGGAAACTGACCGTCCGCCATGCGCTTCTGCGCTGA
- a CDS encoding ABC transporter permease: protein MTVLPPPPAVRPPTGGAIGQSVRDSFIIAKSGLIRVQRAPGMIVFMLIQPTIFIVMFTFVFAGSVNIGGSTDRSAFREFNVVGIMAQTVIFSVIATAAGIADDMRKGLVDRFRSLPMARGAVLTGRTLSDAVTIALVLVVLGGVGAAVGWRFHEGIPKMLAGFALLFLLGYAFTWVGALTGLASRSPEAASSAPMLWIFPVSFISNAFVDPTRMSTPLRYMAEWNPFSATVQAARTLFGNPGTGARDTWPMQHPIEASLIYSVVIIIVFRTLAVRKYRRTATS, encoded by the coding sequence GTGACCGTATTGCCACCGCCGCCCGCCGTCCGGCCGCCCACCGGGGGCGCCATCGGCCAATCCGTCCGCGACTCGTTCATCATCGCCAAGAGCGGGCTGATCAGGGTCCAGCGCGCCCCGGGCATGATCGTGTTCATGCTGATCCAACCGACCATCTTCATCGTGATGTTCACGTTCGTGTTCGCCGGCTCGGTCAACATCGGCGGCAGCACCGACCGCTCGGCATTTCGCGAGTTCAACGTGGTCGGCATCATGGCCCAGACCGTCATCTTCTCGGTCATCGCGACCGCCGCGGGCATCGCCGACGATATGCGCAAGGGACTTGTCGACCGGTTCCGCTCGCTGCCGATGGCACGCGGCGCGGTGCTCACCGGCCGCACTCTGTCCGACGCGGTGACGATTGCTCTCGTCCTGGTGGTGCTGGGCGGCGTCGGAGCCGCAGTCGGCTGGCGCTTCCACGAGGGCATTCCCAAGATGCTGGCCGGCTTCGCGCTGCTGTTCCTGCTGGGATACGCCTTCACCTGGGTCGGCGCTCTGACCGGACTGGCTTCACGCTCCCCGGAGGCGGCCTCGTCGGCTCCCATGCTGTGGATCTTCCCGGTGTCGTTCATCTCCAACGCCTTCGTGGACCCCACTCGGATGTCGACCCCGCTGCGGTACATGGCCGAATGGAACCCGTTCAGCGCCACCGTGCAGGCCGCCCGCACGTTGTTCGGCAACCCGGGTACCGGAGCGAGGGACACCTGGCCGATGCAGCACCCGATTGAGGCGTCGCTGATCTACTCGGTCGTCATCATCATCGTCTTTCGCACCTTGGCTGTACGGAAGTACCGGCGTACCGCCACATCCTGA
- the rfbB gene encoding dTDP-glucose 4,6-dehydratase, producing the protein MNLLVTGAAGFIGSAYVRMLLADGAAQGSGVSRVTVLDSLTYAGSLDNLDLSDPRLTFVRGDICDAHVVDRLMEQADQVVHFAAESHVDRSIASADAFVRTNVTGTQTLLDAALRHRVGRFVHVSTDEVYGSVESGSRTEQDPLDPNSPYAASKAASDLLALSYHRTHGLDVRVTRCSNNYGPRQFPEKIIPLFLTSLLDGDDVPLYGDGLNRRDWLHVEDHCAAVELVRAGGAPGRVYNIGGGTELSNRELTGRLLAACGADWTRVRHVPDRKGHDRRYSIDGTRMLTELGYRPRHDFDSGLAETFAWYRDNRSWWEPLKRRQTA; encoded by the coding sequence GTGAATCTGCTGGTCACCGGCGCCGCCGGATTCATTGGTTCCGCTTATGTCCGGATGCTGCTCGCGGACGGCGCGGCGCAGGGCTCCGGAGTCTCCCGGGTCACGGTGCTGGACAGCCTCACCTACGCCGGCAGCCTGGACAACCTCGATCTCAGTGATCCCCGGCTCACGTTCGTCCGGGGCGACATCTGCGATGCCCACGTCGTCGACAGGCTGATGGAACAAGCCGACCAGGTGGTGCACTTCGCTGCCGAGTCCCACGTGGACCGCTCGATCGCCTCCGCCGACGCTTTCGTCCGAACCAACGTCACGGGCACCCAGACCCTGTTGGACGCCGCGCTGCGGCACAGAGTCGGCCGCTTCGTGCACGTGTCCACGGACGAGGTCTACGGCTCGGTGGAAAGCGGCTCCCGCACCGAGCAGGACCCCCTGGACCCCAATTCGCCCTATGCCGCCTCCAAGGCGGCCTCGGACCTTCTGGCCCTGTCGTACCACCGCACCCACGGCCTGGACGTGCGGGTCACCCGGTGCAGCAACAACTACGGGCCGCGGCAGTTCCCCGAGAAGATCATCCCGCTGTTCCTCACGAGTCTGCTCGACGGTGATGACGTCCCGCTCTACGGCGACGGGCTGAACCGGCGCGACTGGCTGCACGTCGAGGACCACTGCGCGGCCGTCGAGCTGGTCCGCGCCGGCGGTGCTCCGGGCCGCGTCTACAACATCGGTGGCGGCACCGAACTGAGCAACCGTGAACTGACCGGTCGGCTGCTCGCGGCCTGCGGCGCGGACTGGACACGGGTGCGCCATGTTCCGGACCGCAAGGGTCACGACAGGCGCTACTCGATCGACGGCACCCGGATGCTGACCGAGCTGGGCTATCGCCCCCGCCACGACTTCGATTCCGGGCTGGCCGAAACCTTCGCCTGGTACCGCGACAACCGGAGCTGGTGGGAACCGCTCAAGCGTCGGCAGACCGCGTGA
- a CDS encoding LmbU family transcriptional regulator, which yields MEHVDELTSGCVTIRYGRWGKNMATPRSDTRTQLRRQNDVETAVGQQRRPGDGPQRSEVLTTNVGLQIPAGLTFENWENAGRRLSGIINSSSWWLGDWLIYGKDHYSDRYERGVRAVGLRYQTLRNYSWVSRRFAIDRRRASLSFQHHAEVASLSIAEQEHWLDQCEAHGWSTKQLRKAVRLAQENEAAGEDQDIEPTQRLAVPIGRIRRWHSAASHAGIDLEQWVLVTLDSAAEEILAG from the coding sequence ATGGAGCATGTCGACGAGCTGACAAGCGGTTGTGTAACAATCCGATATGGTCGATGGGGGAAGAACATGGCGACACCGCGATCCGATACACGAACCCAGTTACGTCGACAGAATGATGTCGAGACGGCCGTCGGGCAGCAGCGGAGACCCGGTGATGGTCCGCAGCGCAGCGAGGTGCTGACGACGAATGTAGGCCTCCAGATCCCCGCCGGACTCACCTTCGAGAACTGGGAGAACGCCGGGCGAAGGCTTTCAGGAATTATTAATTCCTCTTCCTGGTGGCTCGGCGACTGGCTGATATATGGGAAGGACCATTACAGCGATCGCTACGAGCGAGGAGTTCGCGCTGTTGGCCTCCGGTATCAGACACTGCGCAACTACTCCTGGGTATCCCGGCGTTTCGCCATAGACCGGCGACGGGCCTCACTCAGCTTTCAGCACCATGCCGAGGTGGCCTCGCTGTCGATAGCGGAGCAGGAGCACTGGCTCGACCAGTGCGAGGCACACGGGTGGAGCACCAAGCAACTGCGCAAGGCCGTGCGTCTTGCGCAGGAGAACGAGGCGGCGGGCGAGGACCAGGACATCGAGCCGACCCAGCGGCTCGCCGTTCCGATCGGCCGCATCCGGCGGTGGCACAGTGCCGCGTCGCACGCGGGGATCGACCTCGAACAGTGGGTGCTCGTCACACTCGACAGCGCAGCCGAAGAGATCCTGGCGGGGTAG
- a CDS encoding AfsR/SARP family transcriptional regulator: MRLEILGPVRVTDGNDIKAIGAQKVEILLATLAIRSGQVVGVDQLIAEIWGDEPPRSAMGGLYVYVSQVRKLLRRPGAAASPVLTKPSGYMLTLGSDELDLHDLTRLVKEGRVQLRNGEHEDAVRSFEEALALCRGPLPTTAVRGPILQGFQAWFGEIQLECREGQMEAHMALGHHRELVSDLYLLSTEHPLREVFHRQLMLALHRSDCRGDALLAYHRACRTLRDQLGVEPGPALKDIQREILMDNGR; this comes from the coding sequence ATGCGGCTTGAGATTTTAGGACCGGTCCGCGTCACTGACGGAAATGACATCAAGGCTATAGGGGCGCAGAAGGTCGAGATTCTGCTGGCGACTCTCGCCATCCGCTCCGGTCAGGTTGTCGGCGTCGACCAGCTAATCGCCGAGATCTGGGGCGACGAACCCCCGCGCAGCGCCATGGGGGGCCTGTATGTGTATGTCTCCCAGGTCCGCAAACTTCTCCGCCGGCCCGGAGCCGCGGCAAGCCCCGTACTCACCAAACCCTCCGGGTACATGCTGACGCTGGGGTCGGACGAACTCGACCTCCACGACCTCACCCGCCTGGTGAAAGAGGGCCGGGTCCAGCTCAGGAACGGCGAGCACGAGGACGCGGTCCGCAGTTTCGAGGAGGCGCTCGCACTGTGCCGGGGGCCGCTTCCCACCACCGCGGTGCGCGGCCCGATCCTGCAGGGGTTCCAGGCCTGGTTCGGGGAGATCCAACTGGAGTGCCGGGAAGGCCAGATGGAGGCGCACATGGCCCTCGGGCACCACCGCGAGCTCGTCAGTGACCTCTATCTCCTCAGTACCGAGCACCCCCTGCGGGAGGTGTTCCACCGGCAACTCATGCTGGCGCTTCATCGAAGCGACTGCCGGGGCGACGCCCTGCTCGCCTACCACCGGGCCTGCCGGACCCTCCGGGACCAGCTGGGCGTCGAACCCGGACCGGCGCTGAAGGACATCCAGCGTGAGATCCTGATGGACAACGGCCGCTGA
- a CDS encoding activator-dependent family glycosyltransferase, with protein MRVSRVQMGAASMKGLIGLRILFTCIPWQSHFQALVPLAWALQSAGHEVRVASGPELTDAITASGLPAVPVGSDEPVMEKLDALLVPEVMAKVQELAERGDLLTDLSENREEELTWERLRWGYQMTRRTQAAMNDAMVEELVEYCRWWKPDLVLWDWLSHAGAIAATAAGVPHGRMLTELDVVGRMRRHFLRVREEQVPEDREDPLGDWLGEWAEKFGGVFSEEMVTGQFVIEQMVGSMRLESESSPLPLRYVPYNGPSVVPHWARRDPVKRRVLATFGLSLEKASRHQAISLEQLQGMLDALADLDIELVLTLPERFQRELERVPGNTRLVEFVPLHAVVPSCAAVIHHGGVPGFLEAIAHGVPQLVIGRAVPDIGERGPRLERSGAGLWIPGDAPEDLDGARVREQLVRLLEEPSFREAAGRLGEELAAQPSPAEVARELERIVDRFGSC; from the coding sequence GTGAGGGTTTCCCGTGTCCAGATGGGTGCGGCGTCCATGAAGGGGCTGATCGGCTTGAGAATCCTGTTCACCTGTATTCCGTGGCAGTCCCACTTCCAGGCTCTTGTCCCGCTGGCCTGGGCCTTGCAGTCGGCGGGGCACGAGGTCCGCGTCGCGAGCGGCCCGGAGCTGACGGACGCCATCACCGCCTCGGGTCTGCCGGCCGTCCCCGTCGGTTCCGACGAGCCGGTCATGGAGAAACTCGATGCGCTGCTGGTTCCGGAGGTGATGGCGAAGGTCCAGGAACTCGCGGAGCGGGGCGACCTTCTGACCGACCTGTCGGAGAACCGCGAGGAGGAACTCACCTGGGAGCGCCTGCGGTGGGGATACCAGATGACACGCCGGACCCAGGCGGCCATGAACGACGCGATGGTCGAGGAGCTGGTGGAGTACTGCCGCTGGTGGAAGCCGGACCTGGTGCTCTGGGACTGGCTGAGCCACGCGGGCGCCATCGCGGCCACGGCGGCCGGAGTCCCGCACGGGCGCATGCTGACCGAACTCGACGTGGTGGGCCGGATGCGGCGGCATTTTCTGCGGGTGCGGGAGGAGCAGGTGCCCGAGGATCGTGAGGATCCGCTGGGGGACTGGCTGGGGGAGTGGGCGGAGAAGTTCGGTGGCGTGTTCTCCGAGGAGATGGTGACCGGTCAGTTCGTGATCGAGCAGATGGTCGGTTCGATGCGGCTGGAGTCGGAGTCGTCACCTCTTCCGCTGCGGTACGTTCCGTACAACGGGCCGTCCGTCGTGCCGCATTGGGCCCGGCGTGACCCGGTCAAGCGGCGCGTCCTGGCCACCTTCGGACTCAGTCTGGAGAAGGCATCGAGGCATCAAGCCATCTCCCTGGAGCAGTTGCAGGGGATGCTGGACGCGCTGGCCGATCTGGATATCGAGCTGGTGCTGACGCTGCCCGAGCGGTTCCAGCGGGAGCTGGAGCGGGTTCCCGGCAATACCAGGCTGGTGGAGTTCGTTCCGCTGCACGCGGTCGTTCCGTCGTGCGCGGCCGTGATCCACCACGGTGGCGTGCCCGGGTTCCTTGAGGCGATCGCCCATGGGGTGCCACAGCTGGTGATCGGCCGCGCCGTGCCCGATATCGGGGAGCGCGGACCGCGGTTGGAGCGGTCTGGGGCCGGTCTGTGGATCCCGGGCGACGCGCCGGAGGACCTGGACGGGGCGCGGGTGCGGGAACAGCTGGTGCGGCTGCTGGAGGAGCCGTCGTTCCGGGAGGCTGCCGGGCGGCTCGGTGAGGAGCTGGCCGCGCAGCCGTCGCCCGCGGAGGTGGCCCGGGAACTGGAGCGGATCGTGGACCGCTTCGGTTCGTGCTAG
- a CDS encoding ATP-binding cassette domain-containing protein, translating into MPEAIHAEGLVKHFGDVRAVDGVDLDVTQGTVLGLLGPNGAGKSTIVRILTTLLMPDAGHATVLGADVVKDPDTVRRSLGMAGQFAAVDELLTGRENLQIMGRLYQLRKRDAIARAEELLEAFDLTEAADRPAKNYSGGMRRRLDLAAAVLMSPAVMVLDEPTSGLDPTSRRALWDIIRALVAEGTTLLLTTQYLEEADQLADSICVIDHGRVLAYGTGDELKARVGNERVELVLPEGEDLTGAGLVMAAEGRGEVSIEEHTRKLIVPVSSGSRSLGDIIRRLDELGIPFDDIALRRPTLDDVFITLTGRAAETGDTSEDLRVKETAK; encoded by the coding sequence ATGCCAGAGGCCATCCATGCCGAAGGCCTGGTGAAACACTTCGGCGACGTACGGGCGGTGGACGGCGTCGACCTGGATGTCACCCAAGGAACCGTGCTCGGCCTGCTCGGCCCCAACGGCGCCGGCAAAAGCACCATCGTGCGGATTCTGACCACCCTGCTCATGCCTGACGCCGGGCATGCGACCGTACTCGGAGCGGATGTCGTCAAGGACCCGGACACGGTGCGCCGCTCGCTCGGCATGGCGGGGCAGTTCGCCGCAGTCGACGAGCTCCTCACCGGGCGCGAGAACCTGCAGATAATGGGCCGGCTCTATCAGTTGAGGAAACGCGACGCGATAGCCCGCGCCGAGGAGCTGTTAGAGGCGTTCGACCTCACCGAAGCCGCCGACCGACCTGCCAAGAACTACTCCGGCGGCATGCGGCGCCGGCTCGACCTCGCGGCGGCAGTGCTCATGAGCCCGGCGGTGATGGTCCTCGACGAGCCGACCTCGGGCCTGGACCCCACCAGTCGCCGGGCGCTGTGGGACATCATCCGCGCGCTGGTCGCCGAAGGCACCACGCTGCTGCTGACCACGCAGTACCTGGAAGAGGCCGACCAACTCGCCGACTCGATCTGCGTCATCGACCACGGCCGCGTGCTCGCCTACGGCACTGGCGACGAACTCAAGGCACGCGTCGGCAACGAGCGGGTCGAGCTGGTCCTTCCCGAGGGCGAGGACCTCACCGGCGCCGGCCTGGTGATGGCGGCGGAGGGGCGGGGCGAGGTGTCCATCGAGGAGCACACCCGCAAGCTGATCGTGCCGGTTTCGTCCGGTTCCCGCTCACTCGGCGACATCATTCGCAGGCTGGACGAGCTTGGCATCCCCTTCGATGACATCGCCCTGCGCCGTCCGACCCTGGACGACGTATTCATCACCCTCACCGGTCGCGCCGCCGAGACCGGTGACACGAGTGAGGACCTCCGAGTGAAGGAGACGGCCAAGTGA
- a CDS encoding NAD(P)-dependent oxidoreductase: protein MQIIGHGFLARYLSEAFTERFPEVTAIAAGVSSHSVTAPAEFGREAELVHEVLRECRDRHRTVLFFSSASFAVYGSTGALCAEGGPLVPQTVYGRHKLALESTIRGSGVPYLILRPSHLVGRHQRAHQLLPGLTRQVRAGAVRVQQGAHRDLLDVNDLVDAIGRLLGQGVRGEVFNVASGAPQHVETILDGIEKRLGTSAVRTYIPGDVVVTRASIRRLQAYVPDFRPGLLSAASYLDSILDTYLPYYTQGPADDE from the coding sequence GTGCAGATCATCGGCCACGGCTTTCTCGCCCGGTATCTCTCGGAGGCCTTCACGGAGCGGTTTCCCGAGGTCACCGCGATCGCAGCCGGCGTCTCCAGTCACTCGGTCACCGCGCCCGCGGAGTTCGGCCGGGAAGCCGAGCTGGTGCATGAGGTGCTGCGCGAGTGCAGGGACCGGCATCGGACGGTGCTGTTCTTCTCCTCGGCCTCGTTCGCGGTGTACGGGTCCACCGGCGCCCTGTGCGCCGAAGGGGGCCCGCTGGTTCCGCAAACGGTGTACGGCAGACACAAGTTGGCGCTCGAGTCGACGATCCGCGGTTCGGGAGTCCCTTACCTGATCCTGCGACCGAGTCATCTGGTGGGCCGCCATCAACGTGCTCACCAGCTGCTGCCCGGACTGACGCGACAGGTGCGGGCCGGTGCCGTGCGGGTGCAGCAGGGCGCCCACCGGGACCTGCTGGACGTGAACGACCTCGTCGACGCCATCGGGCGACTGCTCGGCCAAGGTGTGCGGGGCGAGGTCTTCAACGTGGCATCCGGGGCGCCGCAGCACGTCGAGACGATCCTGGACGGCATCGAGAAGCGGCTGGGCACGAGCGCGGTTCGCACGTACATTCCTGGCGACGTGGTAGTCACCCGCGCCTCGATCCGCCGGCTCCAGGCGTACGTTCCGGACTTCCGCCCTGGGCTGCTGAGCGCGGCGAGCTATCTGGACAGCATCCTGGACACCTATCTGCCGTACTACACGCAGGGGCCGGCCGACGACGAATGA